Part of the Triticum urartu cultivar G1812 chromosome 2, Tu2.1, whole genome shotgun sequence genome, ggtccCGTTTGGTTTTTAGCAGCTAAAGAGgtttgcggcggcggaactcccgatctaggttatgttctggaggtttggggatatatatatataagaggtgttggcgtcgagaacaagtcagggggtccacgaggggcccataaggtcggagggcgcgccctaggggggtgggggcaccctccacccttgtggaggcctTGGGACTCCTCTGGTGCATCACCGGTACTCCGTGGTCTTTTTTTGGTCGAAAAAACAATCGTCCTAAAGTTTCagatcaattggactccgtttgatattccttttctagaaactcaaaaacaaggaaaaccAGAAACTGGCGCTGGattctaggttaataggttagtctcaaaaatcatataaaatatcatataaatgcatataaaaacatccaagatagataatataatagcaacaaataaaaaattagagatacgttggagacgtatcagtggcaGGTTGATATAGGGGCCAACAAAGGGGCAGGAGGCGCAACACGTCTAGTAGTCAGGAGATCCGCCTCGAGCCGAGGGAATAGGACACATGTCGATGCGGAGTCCATGTCATCGTTGGAGGGGAGATTGGTTGCCGCAGTCGGCTTATCAATACGGGCATACTGGCTATGTGGCAGCGACACCGGCTCCCCCTTGACGCGGTGGAGCGGCAATGAGGGCCACACTGAAACACGGTCCTTGAGCGACCGCTCAAGGAGGAGCTACATGTGCGCCTAGTACTCCTTGTCGGTTGTCGCGGCCTCTGCGAGGAGGCGCGCGTGCTGCGGCTTCTACTCCTCCTCGTTGTTGGAGTAAAGGATGGTCTCTCTGCCTTCCTGAAGGAGCAGGGCGCCTTGGACTTGGAGGATGATGACCCCAAAGAGCGACGACGGCGGTGCCTCGATATGGATCCGGAAGAAGATCCGCATGGAGAACCAAGACATCGACATCGTCGTGTAAAAGACAATAAGGTCGATAGCAGTGAGCGAATATGAACAGAGCGGCGGTGAGCAGAGAGGAAAGGATATGTGATATGTACGGCGTCAGATCCATGCATAAGTAGTCGCGGCAAGGCGAACGGGCGAGCAGCTGGCTTCAATACATCACACCCGTTCGGAGTAGGCTTCTCGGCCACCGTGCCAGCATTGAACCATACAACATGGCCTGCTGGAGCGTTTTACCGGCATGAATTAATGTGCGGCAATTGTTTCACATGGAAGAGGGTTTAGAGTTTGGCGTGGCGGGCATGCCAAAAACATAGAAGAGGATTTTAGCGGCAATTATTTCACATGGAAGATGGTTTTAGAGTTTGGCGTGACGGGCATGACGGAAACGTAGAAGAGGATTTTAGAGTTTGGCGTGGCAGGTGTGACGGCTAGGCACGTACGTGATGGAAACATGGAAAAGGGTTTAGAGTTTGACGTACGTGACGGAAACAGATTTTAGAGTTTGGCGGACAACCTTCCCTAATTTATTGGACCTTTCCTAATTTTTTGCATTTGATTTGTGAGAAAACGCCGTCGTCTCCCTTAATTTGCTAATTTGTCGGGCCTTTCCTAATTTGTGTGTTTGATTTGCGGGAAAAGGGACACAAGAATTGAAATAATAAGGTCCTAATTTGTGTGTTTGATTTGCGGGAAAAGAGACACAAGCATTGAAATAATAAGGTTTTAGACACAAGAATTGGAATAAGGTTTTAGAGTTTGGCCGGCAACCTTCCCTAATTTTGTGTGTTTGATTTGTGGCAAAACGCCGTTGTCTGTCGTAATTTGTCAGGCCTTTTCTAATTTGTGCGTCTGATTTGCGGGAAAAGGGAAGGTTTTAGACACAAGAATTGAAATAAGGTTTTAGAGTTCGGTGACGACCGTCCAGACGTCTTGCGGCCGATTTGCGGGAAATGTCGGCCGATTTGTGGGAAAACAAATAGATTTGCGGGAAAACAAACACAAAAGCTGTAAACATCCCCTGATTTGCATTCGATTTGCAGAAAAACCGAACACAAGAACATGTTCACAGACAATTAAAATCCGCATCGAATGGCGAACTACATCTGAACTCCTCGGTCTGGATGGCAAACTACGTCCTAACATTTGTGGGTGTTTTGAGGGACGTGTGTGGTCCGGACGTTTACTAGTGTTTTGAGGGTCCGTTAGAGATGCCCTAAGAAAGAGCAACCGTCAACATACGAAATCGAACTTCATACAACAACACTCACACTAGAACATCGAAGGCACCATTTACAGCATGATACATTCTATTCCGCTACATGGGCGTGCATGCACACAGCATACACTTGTGTACCAACTACGTACGACTGACGGGCAGGTTACAGACTACAAGGTAGACCCTGCTCCCCTCGCCATCTCTAGATGTACTTCTCCGCCGCCGGGTGCCAGCCGCTGGCCGGGTACGCGGGGTCGGGGGCCACGGGGGTGCCAACGGGGCCGTGGTGGCCGCGCGTCCCAGCCGTGCCGTGGCGTCTCGCGGCCGCGTCGGCGCGGTGCTCGGCCTTCTCCTGGTGCATCTGCGCGTCGGCCTGGCCCTTGcgcgcgcgctcctcctccttggcCATCTCCTTTTCGCCGTGCGTGGTCGCCGCGGCCTTGCCCGCCTTGCCCTGCACCTCGGCCGATCCCTCCTTCGCCTTCTCCTTGGCCGAGCTCACCATGTCCTTGGCCTTCACCTTCGCCGCCTGCATCGTGTAGTGTGTCGGTCCTCCAATGGCTGCCTCGTGCGTCGGGTGCGGATGACTGGTCGTGTGGATATAGTTCTTCCGTGGATGTCTTGCTTCTGTACGTGAGCTCTTGGGTATGGTGGATTTGTAGGCGCTGATTGCTCggaacggcggcggcggtggagttTGGTTTCTTGCCGGACGCGAGCGGCGTCCTCTCGCCTGGCAGCACGTCAGCTACGGGGTGGCTGGTGGCGCGCATGCGGCGATGCCAGAGCAGCGGGAGCTGCACGTCGCGGCTTGAGGTGGCAAACTGGCAGCCCGCGAACGTTGGGCCTGTGCGGTCGCGTAGGCCGCCTCGCACCGCCTCGCACCGCCGATCTGCCATGTGGTGGATGATGGAATTTACTCTAAAACTAAATAAATATCCTTCCCGCTTCTGTAAGATTTCAGATCCTGATGGTTTGGTTTGTAATTATTTCTCTGGAAATAGGGGGTGTCACATTGATTTCGGACGATCTCTGTTTCGCAGTGATGGTTCAGAACTATGCGAACCTGCTTGGTGATCTGGAAGATGTTCAGTTTAATGAAACTACTGACAGAGCTATCAGGTTACTGGATAAGAAGGGATATTAAGAAAAATTCCACAAAGAGGCAACATCTGTCTTTGTTCTTCAGCTTCCTTGCGTGCGACTTGTGTTGTTTTTCTTTTGATCGAGCTTACTGTCCTAATTGGGATTACTAGTATGGGGCGAGCCAGGTTTATGAAAAAACTTTGTTTTTTCTTTGGATTCCTAAAACCCAGATAATGGAAGTTATCATTTCTCTAAACATGTTCGAGAAACTTGAAGGCATGATTTTTCGAAATGTAAGAACCATACAGTTTAGAAATGAATCAAATTCATGCACTAGTAAACTAAAAAAAAATCACGCATCATCTTATAAATTGAGTAACCAAGGCAAAAATATATGagtttatgaccacacatgtttcTCCTCTACACTTCTGTTAGGATCACACAAATACAAATTATACTAGCATAACCAAAAGGCCAAAAGGTAAACCTTGAAGGATCATCCTGAGCACAAGAAATGTGCGAGGCCAGATCATCGAACAAACACCACACAAAAAATGGTAATTTACTCTCATATCATACACTTTAGGCATGATCCTGAACTTAATATCCAAGTATAGTACGGAGCGACCAATCTACAAGAACACAAACTCAGCATTCTCCCCCAACGTGTTTATCTAGACAGTATCATCATCCTCAACAGTGTGATTTGACATCCTCAAGTTAGCATACATCTCTTGCAAACAAATGACGTCCACCAACAACCAGTTGTCCCCATTGCACAGCCAGATGCAAAGTCAAAAATTCCTGGAACTCTGGAATCGTCATCATCAGGTGATAACTAGGTGTTCATCTCGCCATACTCCACCCCATGTAGGGGTGGAATTGTTGAGAAACTTGAGAACCcaaaatttaagacaagaatGTCATTCCCGAAGCTCGTATGTATGTTTTATTGGGGACAAGCAGAGGTCCTGGAAAACATGGCCGATAGCAATAAGGGAAGCGTGTCTTAGCCGAAGTATGCAAGAACCAGACACCGTCTTTAAACATATAAAAGTGTGCCACAATTTTTCCTCCTCCTGGTCCTGGAAGAACCAGAAGTAGGCCACTTTGTTTGAAGAAGATGCATCTGGTATTGCCCTCCGGTAGGTCACGAGGGGGTTGTGGGACGATGGGCACTGCTCTCTCGAGGCACAACGGGGATGGTCCAGCCCGAAACGTGGATTTGGAATTGCCCCTGATGAGGATGCGACCGTTGTGGCAACCCCCGATCCATACATTATGATAGCCATCAAAGTTGTAGCTTGTC contains:
- the LOC125534032 gene encoding late embryogenesis abundant protein 18-like, which gives rise to MQAAKVKAKDMVSSAKEKAKEGSAEVQGKAGKAAATTHGEKEMAKEEERARKGQADAQMHQEKAEHRADAAARRHGTAGTRGHHGPVGTPVAPDPAYPASGWHPAAEKYI